A genomic region of Thunnus albacares chromosome 2, fThuAlb1.1, whole genome shotgun sequence contains the following coding sequences:
- the LOC122993176 gene encoding rapamycin-insensitive companion of mTOR-like isoform X5 gives MAASFRGRPIRSVRMRGRNDSGEENVPLDLSREPSENFREILQNVAKPHGVSNMRKLGHLNNFTKLLCSIGHHEDNFGFTYEEIIICLRLALLNEAKEVRAAGLRALRYLIRDTIVLQKVLRLQVDYLIARCIDIQQSNEGERTQALRLVRKIITVNAMLFPTSIANSLIAVGTDGLQERDRMVRAAIAIVCELALKNPEVVAKRGGLSTILKSVIDCQLSRINEALITTILHLLNHPRTRQYVRVDVELEQILAPFTDFHYRHNADMAEGQLKEDREARFLSSRMAIVAAFRSWSGIINLCKAGNSGIQSLIGLLCIPNMEVRKGLLEVLYEIFRLPVPIVTQDFTEALLSVDAARFQDTWRLSDGFIAAEAKVILPHRARSRPDLMDNYLAFVLSAFITSGLLEGLVEVVTSSDDQLAVRATILLGELLHMANTILPHSHSHHLHCLPTLINMAASFDIAQEKRLRASAAVNNLKRFHEKKKRGTKPHSLYLDHIIRKSVSSHNRRESHSRSHRDIYVIKDTEEALMMNLRESHILNHKQNLEWNWLLIATILKWPNVNLRNNKDEQMHKFVRRLLYFYKPSSKLYAGLALDHPKARQLTVVGCQFVEFLMDSDEDGQGYLEDLVRDMVSWLSSSSGLKPERCLQSNGLLTTLSQHYFLFLGTLSAHPQGVKLLEKCGLFQCLLNLCSVKNQDAVLKLAVSTLDYSRDGLARVILSKILTAATDICRLYATKHLRVLLRAGVEFFSSWGMELLVTQLHDHSKAVSMEALDILDEACEDKANLHALIQLKPALSHLGDKGLLLLLRFLSIPKGFSYLNERGYVSKQLDKWQKEYNLKYVDLIEEQLNEALTTYRKPVDGDNYVRRSNQRLQRPNVYLPVHLYGQLVHDKTGCHLLEAQSVVPDLSYTVRSPMLDTWEGIKQLKAALWALGNIGSSNWGLNLLQEENVIPDILALAQHCEVLSVRGTCVYVLGVISKTRQGCEVLKQYGWDAVRHSRRTLWPVTPDEVDTQLTSELSSVPSTLSLNSESTSSRHNSESESQPNMYILDDDKYEVLDQSDEPSFCLHSKPVKDRSPFTILASTRFVRTRFLNSLSLPSKKLRSTSDPKTPSGSRTPTELKTGSMRRNRTVTEPSVYSPNQGDVFTPVFNGRGMPKSPTVSLETSFVGTRGGSEEQLVDGRLARGGGSGLGLSGLGGHVEHPSREREQSSRERLAGGDGGSSSSGGNVGGGGGGGGGTQFKSRSQSFNTDTTTSGISSMSSSPSRETVGNPEQPEPEPDSSDCVSLNTVVSAKTVKTLSSLTPQSQTNHMSTSKSSTVSLVPPGSSHTLPRRAQSLKSPSVTTIKSLADCSFMYTSPRDALGYATLKRLQQQRIHPSLSHSEALASPAKDVLFTDTITMKTGSLDSRLTPRRFLKALSFASLDKEELLSPINQSTLHRCSSVRSMVSSATFGCNDDYVGLALPMDINDMFHIRDSAYFQQRISPPSEERKRFLFGDGDGDRPAIPILKTQFSISELIVNRGDSQNHTVGSDETGLQEHTEENCLYCVGSSVLGYPTQPQINSTHPRTDYVDFPSWGGQSGHRLEVMPQSKFSGVSGCSDAAVSQGSICSTPTPGDIVIGGKAISEDGPASRVLLRKEVLRLIINLSSSVGTKGHETGLLTIKEKFPYAFDDICLYSEVSHLLAHCMFRLTSRRFIQELFQDVQFMPMFDEAEAILTKLPKPVEEDVDPPVES, from the exons AACCGTCAGAAAACTTCCGTGAAATCCTTCAAAATGTGGCCAAACCGCATGGAGTCAGTAACATGCGAAAACTGGGTCACCTGAACAACTTCACAAAG CTGTTATGCAGCATTGGCCACCATGAAGACAACTTTGGGTTTACATACGAAGAAATCATCATATG TCTGCGACTAGCTCTACTCAATGAGGCTAAGGAAGTGCGTGCTGCAGGGTTGCGGGCACTCCGCTACCTCATTAGAGACACCATCGTGCTGCAAAAGGTCCTCAGACTACAGGTGGACTATTTGATAGCCAG atGCATTGACATCCAGCAGAGCAATGAGGGGGAGAGGACTCAGGCTCTGAGACTAGTTCGAAAG aTCATCACTGTCAATGCAATGCTTTTCCCCACCTCTATTGCAAACTCTCTAATCGCCGTGGGAACTGATGGACTACAAGAGAGAGACCGCATGGTCCGCGCAGCCATCGCCATTGTCTGTGAGCTAG CCCTGAAGAACCCAGAGGTGGTAGCCAAACGAGGAGGCCTCAGCACCATCCTCAAGAGTGTGATTGACTGTCAGCTGAGCCGCATCAACGAAGCTCTGATCACCACCATCCTCCATCTACTCAACCACCCACGTACACGTCAGTACGTGCGCGTTGACGTCGAGCTAGag CAAATCCTCGCGCCTTTCACAGATTTTCACTACCGTCACAACGCAGATATGGCTGAAGGGCAACtcaa ggaggacagagaggcACGTTTCTTGTCTAGTAGAATGGCCATAGTGGCAGCTTTCCGCTCCTGGTCTG ggATTATCAACCTATGCAAGGCTGGAAATTCTGGAATCCAATCTTTAATTGGCTTACTTTGCATACCAAATATGGAAGTTAGG AAAGGCTTGTTGGAGGTGTTATACGAGATATTCAGGCTCCCAGTCCCCATTGTAACTCAAGACTTCACAGAAGCTCTTCTAAGTGTTG ACGCCGCCAGGTTCCAGGACACCTGGAGACTGTCTGATGGGTTTATTGCTGCTGAGGCCAAAGTCATCCTACCCCATCGGGCTCGCTCCAG GCCAGATCTGATGGACAACTACCTTGCGTTTGTCCTGTCTGCCTTCATCACCAGTGGGCTGTTGGAG GGTCTTGTTGAAGTGGTGACTAGCAGTGATGATCAGCTCGCTGTCAGAGCCACCATCCTCTTAGGAGAACTTCTACACATg GCAAACACCATCCTTCCTCATTCCCACAGTCACCACCTGCACTGCCTTCCCACCCTCatcaacatggcagcctccttTGACATCGCACAAGAGAAACGACT TCGGGCAAGTGCAGCTGTCAACAATCTGAAGCGGTTccatgagaagaagaagagaggaacaAAACCACACAGTCTTTATCTGGACCACATCATCCGCAAGTCTGTGTCTTCACATAACCGCAGAGAGTCACACTCTCGTTCCCACAGGGACATCTATGTCATTAAG GACACAGAAGAAGCACTGATGATGAATCTAAGAGAAAGTCACATTCTCAACCACAAGCAGAACCTGGAGTGGAACTGGTTGCTCATTGCCACCATCCTTAAG TGGCCAAATGTAAACCTCAGGAACAACAAAGATGAACAGATGCACAA gtttgTGAGGAGACTGCTGTACTTTTATAAACCCAGCAGTAAATTGTACGCAGGGCTGGCATTGGATCACCCAAAGGCCAGACAACTCACTGTGGTTGGCTGTCAGTTTGTCGAGTTCCTCATGGACTCGGACGAg gACGGCCAGGGTTACCTAGAGGACCTGGTGAGGGACATGGTGTCGTGGCTATCCTCATCCTCAGGGCTGAAGCCCGAGCGCTGTCTGCAGAGTAACGGCCTGCTCACCACACTCAGCCAACACTACTTCCTCTTCCTGGGGACACTCTCTGCGCACCCACAGGGAGTCAAACTGCTGGAGAAATGTGGCCTGTTTCAGTG cctGCTGAATCTGTGCTCGGTGAAGAACCAGGATGCTGTGCTGAAACTTGCTGTATCCACACTGGACTACAGCAGAGACGGTCTGGCCAGAGTGATCCTCTCCAAGATCCTCACTGCTGCTACTGAT ATCTGCAGACTGTATGCCACCAAGCACCTGCGCGTGCTGCTGCGAGCGGGTGTGGAGTTCTTCAGTAGCTGGGGCATGGAGCTGCTGGTCACACAGCTTCACGACCACAGCAAGGCTGTATCCATGGAGGCCCTGGACATACTGGACGAGGCCTGCGAGGACAAG GCCAACCTCCACGCTCTAATCCAGCTGAAACCAGCTCTGTCCCACCTGGGAGACAAAGGCCTCCTGCTGCTCCTTAG GTTCCTGTCCATTCCTAAAGGTTTCTCCTACCTCAATGAGAGGGGCTACGTCAGCAAACAGCTGGATAAATGGCAGAAG GAATACAACCTGAAGTATGTGGACCTGATAGAGGAGCAGCTCAATGAAGCACTAACAACCTACCGCAAACCTGTTGACGGAGACAACTACGTCAGACGCAGCAACCAAAG GTTACAAAGACCAAATGTCTATCTCCCTGTGCACTTGTATGGTCAGCTGGTTCATGATAAGACAGGCTGCCATCTATTGGAGGCTCAG aGTGTCGTTCCTGACCTCAGCTACACGGTTCGCTCCCCGATGCTGGACACCTGGGAGGGCATTAAACAGCTGAAGGCTGCTCTCTGGGCATTG GGCAACATTGGCTCTTCAAACTGGGGTCTGAATCTCCTGCAGGAGGAGAATGTCATTCCTGACATCCTTGCATTGGCGCAGCACTGTGAGGTGCTGTCAGTACGAGG gacatgtgtttatgtgctggGTGTGATCTCCAAGACCAGACAGGGTTGCGAGGTGCTGAAGCAGTACGGCTGGGATGCTGTCAGACACAGTCGCAGGACGCTGTGGCCTGTCACTCCAGATGAGGTCGATACACAGCTGACCTCCGAACTCTCCTCAGTACCGAGCACGCTCAGTCTGAACTCTGAATCCACCAGCTCCCGCCACAACAGCGAGAGCGAGTCTCAACCAA ACATGTACATCCTGGACGATGACAAGTATGAGGTTCTGGACCAGTCAGACGAGCCCTCTTTCTGTCTACACTCCAAACCAGTCAAGGACCGCAGCCCCTTCACAATCCTGGCCTCCACGCGCTTTGTTCGCACACGCTTCCTCAACTCCCTGTCCCTCCCAAGCAAGAAGCTGCGCTCCACCAGCGACCCCAAGACCCCATCAGGCTCTCGCACCCCTACTGAACTCAAGACGGGGAGTATGAGACGGAACAGGACAGTGACTGAACCCTCCGTCTACAGCCCAAACCAGGGGGACGTCTTCACCCCTGTGTTCAATGGCAGAGGAATGCCGAAGAGTCCCACAGTGAGCCTGGAGACGTCATTTGTTGGGACCAGAGGGGGCTCTGAGGAGCAGCTTGTGGATGGCAGGCTGGCCAGGGGAGGAGGCTCAGGCCTTGGACTCAGCGGTCTGGGAGGACACGTGGAGCATCCCAGCCGGGAGAGGGAGCAGAGCAGCCGAGAGCGCCTAGCAGGAGGAGACGGTGGCTCCTCGTCTAGTGGAGGCAACGTgggagggggtggaggaggcGGTGGAGGTACTCAGTTCAAAAGCCGCAGTCAGAGCTTTAACACGGACACCACAACCAGCGGCATCAGCTCCATGAGCTCCAGCCCGTCCAGGGAGACCGTTGGAAACCCCGAGCAGCCTGAACCTGAACCAGACTCTTCCGACTGTGTGAGCCTTAACACAGTCGTGTCAGCCAAGACTGTCAAAACGCTCTCCTCCCTCACCCCCCAGTCTCAGACCAACCACATGTCCACGTCTAAGTCCTCCACTGTCTCTCTGGTACCGCCCGGCTCCTCGCACACCCTCCCCCGCCGAGCTCAGTCTCTTAAGTCCCCGTCAGTAACCACCATCAAGAGCCTGGCTGACTGTAGCTTCATGTACACCAGCCCAAGAGATGCGCTGGGTTATGCTACACTGAAGAGGCTGCAGCAACAGAGGATACACCCGTCTTTGTCTCACAGCGAAGCGCTGGCTTCACCTGCTAAAGATGTGCTGTTCACCGACACCATCACCATGAAGACCGGCAGCTTGGACTCCAGGCTAACACCTCGCAG GTTTCTGAAGGCTCTGAGCTTCGCCTCTCTAGATAAAGAGGAACTACTCAGCCCCATCAACCAAAGCACTCTGCACCGCTGCTCTTCAGTGCGCTCTATGGTCTCTAGCGCCACCTTCGGGTGCAACGATGACTACGTTGGCCTAGCACTGCCAATGGACATCAATGACATGTTCCACATCAGAGACTCGGCCTACTTTCAGCAGAGGATCAGCCCACCGTCAGAAGAGAGAAAACGCTTCCTCTTTGGTGACGGAGAtg GTGATCGTCCTGCTATCCCAATACTGAAAACACAGTTCAGTATCTCTGAGCTGATTGTGAACCGAGGTGACAGCCAGAACCACACAGTGGGTTCAGACGAGACGGGACTGCAGGAACACACTGAAGAAAACTGCCTCTACTGTGTGGGATCCAGCGTCCTCGGATACCCCACACAGCCACAGATCAACAGCACGCACCCACGGACAG ACTATGTAGACTTCCCATCATGGGGAGGCCAGAGCGGCCATCGTCTGGAGGTGATGCCTCAGTCCAAGTTCTCTGGGGTGTCAGGCTGCAGCGACGCTGCCGTGTCACAAGGCTCAATCTGTAGCACGCCCACACCTGGTGACATCGTCATAG GTGGCAAGGCGATATCAGAGGACGGCCCCGCCTCCCGAGTCTTGCTGAGGAAGGAGGTGCTCCGCCTCATCATCAACCTCAGCTCCTCCGTAGGAACCAAAGGCCACGAAACAGGACTACTGAC GATAAAGGAAAAGTTTCCCTATGCGTTTGACGACATCTGCCTGTACTCCGAGGTTTCTCACCTCTTAGCCCACTGTATGTTTCGCCTGACCTCAAGACGCTTCATACAGGAACTCTTCCAGGATGTGCAATTCATGCCA atgtttgatgaagcAGAGGCGATCCTGACAAAGCTACCAAAACCTGTTGAAGAGGACGTTGACCCTCCTGTAGAATCCTGA